One region of Thunnus thynnus chromosome 14, fThuThy2.1, whole genome shotgun sequence genomic DNA includes:
- the LOC137197404 gene encoding CD48 antigen-like: protein MKKLTGCFLSAVLLLAVLNSVLAENLFFEEGGNVTLLLRPPFSGEIISIAWMHNNDNMAKWMKEDVPLEYHGTFEGRTTLDTTTGSLKIINMSRADSGEYSVNINDKFQDERYNATLIKAVPQPAVLVKPLTCTNASKQCTLTCDGKTKEAEPVTYSWKMGGGEWKDGEKDRSITNDEKTRVKMFSCRMKNPISVKESHPKPNPFFREKVSASSGVGLPVDLFLLVVGILAAVVGAGF, encoded by the coding sequence ATGAAGAAACTGACAGGGTGTTTTCTGTCAGCAGTGCTGCTGCTGGCGGTGCTGAACTCTGTTTTAGCTGAAAACTTATTTTTCGAGGAAGGCGGTAATGTTACGCTACTGTTGAGGCCTCCTTTCTCTGGAGAGATCATCAGCATCGCGTGGATGCACAACAACGATAATATGGCAAAATGGATGAAAGAAGATGTTCCTTTGGAGTACCACGGTACGTTTGAAGGTCGAACAACCCTGGACACAACCACTGGAAGTTTGAAGATCATAAACATGAGTCGGGCTGACAGTGGGGAGTATTCAGTGAATATCAATGACAAGTTCCAGGATGAGCGCTATAATGCAACACTGATCAAGGCAGTGCCACAGCCTGCTGTGTTGGTGAAACCACTGACATGTACCAATGCATCAAAACAATGCACCCTGACCTGTGATGGAAAAACCAAGGAGGCTGAACCTGTCACCTACAGCTGGAAgatgggaggaggagagtggaAGGATGGGGAGAAGGACAGGAGCATCACCAACGATGAGAAAACAAGAGTTAAAATGTTCTCCTGCCGTATGAAGAACCCAATCAGTGTGAAAGAAAGTCACCCCAAACCCAACCCTTTCTTCAGAGAAAAGGTTTCAGCCAGTTCTGGAGTTGGGTTGCCTGTGgatctgtttctgcttgttgttGGCATCTTGGCTGCTGTGGTAGGTGCAGGGTTTTGA